One genomic region from Pseudoduganella lutea encodes:
- the pyrC gene encoding dihydroorotase, with protein MSTFDAPSSLTIIRPDDWHLHLRDGATMASVLPHSARQFGRAIVMPNLKPPVTTVAQAAAYRDRILAALPAGLSFEPLMTLYLTNNTSPDEIRRAAESDFVHAVKLYPAGATTNSDAGVTDLANCYKVLEVMQETGLPFLVHGEVTDGDIDLFDREAVFIERVMRPLRKNFPALNVVFEHITTKDAAQYVAEAEGPIAATITAHHLLYNRNEIFKGGIRPHYYCLPVLKREEHRLALVTAATSGDERFFLGTDSAPHAQGAKEAACGCAGCYTALHAMELYTEAFERAGALDKLEAFASLNGPAFYGLPPNEGTITLNREQWTLPQTLPLGEQEVVPLNAGETINWRMA; from the coding sequence ATGTCCACCTTCGACGCCCCTTCTTCCCTGACCATCATCCGCCCGGACGACTGGCACCTGCACCTGCGCGACGGCGCCACCATGGCCAGCGTGCTGCCGCACAGCGCGCGCCAGTTCGGCCGCGCCATCGTGATGCCGAACCTGAAGCCGCCCGTGACCACGGTCGCCCAGGCCGCCGCCTACCGCGACCGCATCCTGGCCGCACTGCCGGCCGGGCTGTCGTTCGAACCGCTGATGACGCTTTATCTCACCAACAACACGTCGCCGGACGAGATCCGCCGCGCCGCCGAGTCCGATTTCGTGCATGCCGTGAAGCTGTACCCGGCCGGCGCGACCACCAATTCCGACGCCGGCGTCACCGACCTGGCCAATTGCTACAAGGTGCTCGAAGTGATGCAGGAAACCGGCTTGCCGTTCCTCGTGCACGGCGAAGTCACCGATGGCGACATCGACCTGTTCGACCGCGAAGCCGTGTTCATCGAGCGCGTGATGCGCCCGCTGCGCAAGAATTTCCCGGCGCTGAACGTGGTGTTCGAGCACATCACCACCAAGGACGCCGCGCAGTACGTGGCCGAGGCCGAAGGCCCGATCGCCGCCACGATCACGGCGCACCACTTGCTGTACAACCGCAACGAGATCTTCAAGGGCGGCATCCGCCCCCATTACTACTGCCTGCCCGTGCTCAAGCGCGAGGAACACCGCCTGGCGCTGGTGACGGCCGCCACCAGCGGCGACGAGCGCTTCTTCCTCGGCACCGATTCGGCGCCGCATGCGCAAGGCGCCAAGGAAGCCGCCTGCGGCTGCGCCGGCTGCTACACCGCGCTGCATGCGATGGAGCTGTACACGGAAGCATTCGAACGCGCGGGCGCGCTCGACAAGCTCGAAGCATTCGCCAGCCTGAACGGCCCGGCGTTCTACGGCCTGCCGCCGAACGAAGGCACGATCACGTTGAACCGCGAGCAATGGACGCTCCCGCAAACCCTGCCGCTCGGCGAGCAGGAGGTCGTGCCGCTGAATGCCGGCGAAACCATCAACTGGCGCATGGCGTAA
- a CDS encoding amino acid ABC transporter ATP-binding protein, protein MIDIQNISKWYGQFQVLADCTTQVAKGDVMVICGPSGSGKSTLIKTVNGLEPVQRGEIVVDGTAVHAPGTDLPRLRARIGMVFQNFELFPHLSVLQNLALGQVKVLKRARDEANERGLQYLDRVGLLEQQDKYPNQLSGGQQQRVAIARALAMDPVAMLFDEPTSALDPEMINEVLDVMVGLAQDGMTMMVVTHEMGFARRVANRVVFMDAGRIVEDCGKDAFFGAPRSDRAREFLARIIH, encoded by the coding sequence ATGATCGACATACAAAACATCAGCAAGTGGTACGGGCAGTTCCAGGTGCTCGCCGATTGCACCACGCAGGTGGCAAAGGGCGACGTGATGGTGATCTGCGGCCCGTCCGGCTCCGGCAAATCCACGCTGATCAAGACCGTCAACGGGCTCGAACCGGTCCAGCGCGGCGAGATCGTCGTCGATGGCACCGCGGTCCATGCGCCCGGCACCGACCTGCCGCGCCTGCGCGCCCGCATCGGCATGGTGTTCCAGAATTTCGAGTTGTTTCCCCACTTGTCGGTGCTGCAAAACCTGGCGCTCGGCCAGGTGAAGGTGCTCAAGCGCGCGCGCGACGAGGCCAATGAACGCGGCCTGCAGTACCTCGATCGCGTCGGCCTTCTCGAGCAGCAGGACAAATACCCGAACCAGCTCTCGGGCGGGCAGCAGCAGCGCGTGGCGATCGCCCGCGCACTGGCGATGGACCCGGTGGCGATGTTGTTCGATGAACCCACTTCGGCGCTCGATCCGGAAATGATCAACGAAGTGCTGGACGTGATGGTGGGGCTGGCGCAGGATGGCATGACGATGATGGTCGTCACCCACGAGATGGGTTTTGCGCGCCGCGTGGCCAACCGCGTGGTGTTCATGGATGCGGGCCGCATCGTCGAGGATTGCGGCAAGGATGCGTTCTTTGGCGCGCCCCGGTCGGACCGCGCACGCGAATTCCTGGCCAGGATCATCCACTGA
- a CDS encoding alkaline phosphatase D family protein, with protein sequence MEHGRRLLLLTGARVAGLAALGPVLPCAAAPRNTPYPFTLGVASGAPLPDSVVLWTRILFDPLDARTTPPVAFTVRWEVAEDEAFRTIAARGTATAMPALAHSVHVDVKGLRPDRWYWYRFMLGNAVSPVARTRTAPAPGTLPRALKLAVASCQHWEFGHYAAQRHLAQAAPDLVAFLGDYIYEWGRYSLDHPQRAVRRDESFTLDQYRARYAQYKSDRDLQAAHHAAPWIMTWDDHEVANDYSGMRDELLTPDFAARRAAAYQAYCEHQPLRFTAGGGRSRFEDVRMYGRYDWGALARFHVLDNRQYRSPQACARPDRGGSNSVYRNACAMLADGRRTMLGSTQETWLREGLKSSKARWNVLAQQTLMAQSSQVAIRRASDGRFWTDGWDGYPAARQRLLDAVRTSGAANPLVLSGDVHTFYAAELRRDPTRPRAAGNPVVATEFCGTSITSSSRPQERTAQYVEMNPHIRYGRSDRRGYMLMEITPERTSVLFQGLDDVRDKASGIRTLARFAVEDGKAGVIAA encoded by the coding sequence ATGGAGCACGGCCGCCGGCTGTTGCTGCTGACGGGTGCCAGGGTTGCAGGCCTGGCGGCGCTCGGCCCGGTGCTGCCGTGCGCGGCCGCGCCGCGCAACACGCCCTATCCCTTCACGCTGGGCGTGGCCTCCGGCGCGCCGCTGCCCGACAGCGTGGTGCTGTGGACGCGCATCCTGTTCGATCCGCTCGATGCCCGCACCACGCCGCCAGTGGCGTTCACGGTGCGCTGGGAAGTCGCCGAAGACGAGGCATTCCGCACCATTGCCGCCCGCGGCACGGCCACCGCCATGCCGGCCCTGGCGCACAGCGTGCACGTCGACGTGAAAGGCTTGCGGCCGGACCGCTGGTACTGGTACCGCTTCATGCTGGGCAATGCAGTGAGCCCCGTGGCACGCACCCGCACGGCGCCCGCGCCCGGCACCCTGCCCCGCGCGCTGAAGCTGGCCGTGGCGTCGTGCCAGCACTGGGAGTTCGGCCATTACGCCGCCCAGCGCCACCTCGCGCAAGCCGCACCCGATCTGGTTGCCTTCCTGGGAGACTACATCTACGAGTGGGGCCGATACAGCCTGGACCATCCGCAGCGGGCCGTGCGCCGCGACGAAAGCTTCACGCTGGACCAGTACCGCGCCCGTTACGCGCAGTACAAGAGCGACCGTGACCTGCAGGCCGCGCACCACGCGGCGCCGTGGATCATGACGTGGGACGACCATGAGGTGGCGAACGACTACAGCGGCATGCGGGACGAATTGCTGACGCCCGACTTTGCCGCACGTCGCGCCGCCGCCTACCAGGCCTATTGCGAGCACCAGCCGCTGCGCTTCACGGCTGGAGGAGGCCGGAGCAGATTCGAGGATGTGCGCATGTACGGACGTTACGACTGGGGCGCGCTGGCGAGATTCCACGTGCTCGACAACCGCCAGTACCGTTCGCCGCAGGCCTGTGCGCGGCCGGACCGCGGCGGCTCCAATTCCGTCTACCGCAATGCCTGCGCGATGCTGGCCGACGGCCGGCGCACGATGCTCGGTTCCACGCAGGAGACCTGGTTGCGCGAAGGACTGAAGAGCTCGAAGGCGCGCTGGAACGTGCTGGCCCAGCAAACACTGATGGCGCAGTCGTCGCAGGTGGCGATCCGCCGCGCCAGCGATGGCCGCTTCTGGACCGATGGCTGGGACGGCTACCCGGCCGCCCGCCAGCGCCTGCTCGACGCGGTACGCACGAGTGGCGCCGCCAATCCGCTGGTGCTGTCCGGCGACGTGCACACGTTCTATGCGGCCGAGCTGCGGCGCGACCCGACGCGGCCGCGCGCGGCCGGCAACCCGGTCGTGGCCACGGAGTTCTGCGGCACCTCGATCACGTCGAGCTCACGGCCGCAGGAACGCACCGCGCAGTACGTGGAGATGAACCCGCACATCAGGTATGGGCGCAGCGACCGGCGTGGCTACATGCTGATGGAGATCACGCCGGAGCGGACTTCGGTGCTGTTCCAGGGATTGGACGATGTGCGGGACAAGGCCAGCGGGATTCGGACGCTGGCGAGGTTCGCGGTGGAGGATGGGAAGGCGGGAGTGATTGCCGCCTGA
- a CDS encoding MFS transporter — MSNPARTLDLKTILLATGVVLTLAMGVRHGFGFWMQPISQANGWSRETYSLAMALQNLLWGAFGPFAGMVADRWGTMRVVLVGAFAYMAGLAWMATVTDATLFIAGSGILIGLGLACTGFGAVSGIIGRAAPPEKRSWAFGISGAASSFGQFLLMPIEQTMISQAGWQNALYLLAAIVVFLMVPMAFRLREPVAQVAAGPRQGIREALGEALGNRSFLLLVAGYFVCGFQLVFIGVHMPAYLRDQGLADPKVAVIALALIGLFNIFGSYWAGKLGGRLPKRYLLSVIYFSRAAVIALFLAVPLSPLSVYLFAAAMGVLWLSTVPLTNGIIAGVFGLSHMSMLAGVVFFSHQVGSFLGVWLAGYLFDLQGSYDLVWAIAIGLGIMAGLANLPIDERALVRPHLKVA, encoded by the coding sequence ATGTCCAACCCGGCGCGTACCCTCGACCTGAAAACGATCCTGCTTGCCACCGGTGTCGTCCTGACGCTGGCGATGGGCGTGCGGCACGGTTTCGGTTTCTGGATGCAGCCCATTTCGCAGGCCAACGGCTGGAGCCGCGAAACGTATTCGCTGGCGATGGCGCTGCAAAACCTGTTGTGGGGCGCCTTCGGGCCGTTCGCCGGCATGGTGGCGGACCGCTGGGGCACCATGCGCGTGGTGCTGGTCGGTGCGTTCGCCTACATGGCCGGGCTGGCATGGATGGCCACCGTCACGGACGCCACGCTGTTCATCGCCGGTTCCGGCATCCTGATCGGGCTGGGTCTGGCCTGCACGGGGTTCGGCGCCGTCAGCGGCATCATCGGCCGTGCTGCACCGCCAGAAAAGCGCTCCTGGGCGTTCGGCATTTCCGGCGCCGCCAGCTCGTTTGGCCAGTTCCTGCTGATGCCGATCGAGCAGACGATGATTTCCCAGGCGGGGTGGCAGAACGCGCTGTACCTGCTGGCCGCGATCGTCGTGTTCCTGATGGTGCCGATGGCATTCCGGTTGCGTGAACCGGTGGCCCAGGTGGCCGCCGGCCCGCGGCAGGGCATCCGCGAAGCGCTGGGCGAGGCGCTCGGCAACCGCTCGTTCCTGCTGCTGGTGGCGGGCTACTTCGTGTGCGGCTTCCAGCTCGTGTTCATCGGCGTGCACATGCCGGCTTACCTGAGGGACCAGGGGCTGGCCGATCCCAAGGTGGCCGTCATCGCACTGGCGCTGATCGGCCTGTTCAACATCTTCGGCTCCTACTGGGCGGGCAAGCTGGGCGGCAGGCTGCCGAAGCGCTACCTGCTGTCGGTCATCTACTTTTCCCGCGCGGCCGTGATCGCCCTGTTCCTCGCGGTACCGCTGTCGCCACTGTCGGTGTACCTGTTCGCGGCGGCCATGGGCGTGCTGTGGCTGTCCACGGTGCCGCTGACGAACGGCATCATTGCCGGCGTGTTCGGGCTGTCGCACATGTCGATGCTGGCCGGCGTGGTGTTCTTTTCGCACCAGGTCGGCAGCTTCCTCGGCGTCTGGCTGGCTGGCTACCTGTTCGACCTGCAGGGCAGTTATGACCTCGTGTGGGCCATCGCCATCGGCCTGGGGATCATGGCCGGCCTGGCCAACCTGCCGATCGACGAGCGGGCGCTGGTGCGCCCGCACCTGAAGGTGGCGTAA
- a CDS encoding DUF3025 domain-containing protein, with protein MLPPVDWSCPWYDAVRPAAQSAGATHADADVIGTFSARAAVLGLVNHAGLPIRFVPQAALPEGAAYEEHIGATGCVPTRDNLHDFFNGLVWLSFPLVKRELNALQAAQIARDGIRAERGPARDAATLFDENAALLVVRDNAEGAALADALRNHRWREAFVERAAMFGAQAQVWLFGHALMEKLIAPYKAITAHTLVVAAPAAYFALPRGEQQAWIDAHVAERLRGAGLRKADFTPLPVLGIPGWWAAQDDAFYDDTTVFRPRRNASTLEKP; from the coding sequence GTGCTGCCTCCGGTCGACTGGTCGTGTCCGTGGTATGACGCGGTGCGCCCGGCGGCGCAGTCCGCCGGTGCCACCCATGCGGACGCCGATGTCATCGGTACCTTCAGCGCCCGCGCCGCGGTGCTGGGCCTCGTCAACCACGCCGGCCTGCCGATCCGGTTCGTGCCGCAGGCCGCGCTCCCCGAGGGCGCGGCCTATGAAGAGCACATCGGTGCCACCGGCTGCGTCCCCACGCGCGACAACCTGCACGATTTCTTCAATGGCCTCGTGTGGCTGAGTTTTCCGCTGGTAAAGCGCGAACTGAATGCCCTGCAGGCGGCGCAGATCGCCCGCGACGGCATCCGCGCCGAACGGGGCCCCGCGCGCGATGCGGCCACGCTGTTCGACGAGAACGCCGCGCTGCTCGTGGTACGGGACAATGCGGAAGGCGCGGCGCTGGCCGACGCGCTGCGCAACCACCGCTGGCGCGAGGCGTTCGTCGAGCGCGCCGCCATGTTCGGGGCGCAGGCGCAGGTCTGGCTGTTCGGCCACGCGCTGATGGAAAAGCTGATAGCGCCCTACAAGGCCATCACCGCGCACACCCTGGTCGTGGCCGCGCCGGCAGCGTATTTCGCACTGCCGCGCGGAGAGCAGCAGGCATGGATCGATGCCCATGTTGCTGAGCGGCTGCGCGGGGCAGGGTTGCGCAAGGCCGATTTCACGCCGCTACCGGTACTGGGCATTCCCGGCTGGTGGGCGGCGCAGGACGACGCTTTTTATGACGACACCACCGTGTTCCGTCCCAGGCGGAACGCATCCACTCTGGAGAAACCATGA
- a CDS encoding dicarboxylate/amino acid:cation symporter, which produces MEKKNRLTTWILVALALGIVVGYILNTTMETPTSYSEAMSLITTMFLRLIKMIIAPLVFSTLVVGIARMGDASEVGRIGIKSLAWFFGASVMSLALGLVLVNIFRPGDALKGTLDTAAHVTNLATSSLTLKDFITHLIPSSIVDGMAKNEILQIVVFSLFFGLGAAAVGKKAEPMVDAIDGVAHVMLKVTGYVMQFAPIAVFAAVSGIIAKEGLIVLKTYGVFMAEFYFGIAVLWGLLILAGFVFLGKRIFELLTEVRGPTILAFSTASSEAAFPKTLEGLERFGVRNRIAAFVLPIGYSFNLDGSMMYCTFAAVFIAQAYGIELSLGTQMTMMAVLMLTSKGMAGVPRASLVVIAATLSQFNIPEAGLVLLLSIDHFLDMARSATNVIGNSIATAVVAKWEGELTHPSKDKDPALEPLA; this is translated from the coding sequence ATGGAGAAAAAGAATCGCCTGACCACCTGGATCCTGGTGGCACTGGCACTGGGGATCGTGGTTGGCTATATCCTGAACACCACGATGGAGACGCCGACATCGTACTCGGAAGCGATGTCGCTGATCACGACCATGTTCCTCCGGCTGATCAAGATGATCATCGCGCCACTGGTGTTCTCCACGCTGGTGGTGGGCATCGCGCGCATGGGTGATGCCAGTGAAGTTGGCCGCATAGGTATCAAGTCGCTTGCCTGGTTCTTTGGCGCCTCGGTGATGTCGCTGGCGCTGGGCCTCGTGCTCGTGAATATCTTCCGCCCCGGCGACGCGCTGAAAGGCACGCTGGACACTGCGGCCCACGTGACCAACCTGGCCACCAGCAGCCTGACGCTGAAGGACTTCATCACCCACCTGATCCCCTCCTCGATCGTGGATGGCATGGCGAAGAACGAGATCCTGCAGATCGTGGTGTTCTCGCTGTTCTTCGGCCTGGGCGCCGCCGCCGTAGGCAAGAAGGCCGAACCGATGGTGGACGCGATCGACGGCGTGGCCCACGTGATGCTGAAGGTCACGGGCTACGTGATGCAGTTCGCGCCGATCGCCGTGTTCGCCGCCGTTTCCGGCATCATCGCCAAGGAAGGCCTGATCGTTCTGAAGACCTACGGTGTCTTCATGGCCGAGTTCTACTTCGGCATCGCCGTGCTGTGGGGCCTGCTGATCCTTGCTGGCTTCGTCTTCCTGGGCAAGCGCATCTTCGAGCTGCTGACCGAAGTGCGTGGCCCGACGATCCTCGCGTTTTCCACCGCGTCGTCCGAGGCGGCATTCCCGAAAACGCTGGAAGGCCTGGAGCGCTTCGGCGTGCGCAACCGGATCGCCGCGTTCGTGCTGCCGATCGGCTACTCGTTCAATCTCGATGGCTCGATGATGTACTGCACGTTTGCCGCCGTGTTCATCGCCCAGGCCTACGGCATCGAGCTCTCGCTGGGCACGCAGATGACGATGATGGCCGTGCTGATGCTGACGTCGAAAGGCATGGCCGGTGTGCCGCGCGCCTCGCTGGTGGTGATTGCCGCCACGCTGTCGCAGTTCAATATCCCGGAGGCGGGATTGGTGCTGCTGCTGTCGATCGACCACTTCCTGGACATGGCCCGTTCCGCCACGAACGTGATCGGCAACAGCATCGCGACCGCCGTGGTGGCCAAGTGGGAAGGCGAATTGACCCATCCTTCGAAGGATAAGGATCCCGCCCTCGAGCCACTGGCCTGA
- a CDS encoding acyl-CoA thioesterase, which produces MTTPTVTPDVTPTLAPNRLPVGKMPELRVMPAPADANVYGDVFGGWIMAQVDIAGSLPATRRANGRVATIAVNSFVFKNPVFVGDLLSFYADIVRVGTTSITVNVEVYAERNRLQADIVKVTEATLTYVATGSDRKPRPVPPIESLMHK; this is translated from the coding sequence ATGACCACGCCCACCGTTACGCCCGATGTAACGCCCACCCTCGCCCCAAATCGCTTGCCTGTGGGCAAAATGCCGGAGCTGCGCGTGATGCCCGCCCCGGCCGATGCCAACGTGTATGGCGACGTGTTCGGCGGCTGGATCATGGCCCAGGTCGACATTGCCGGCTCGCTGCCGGCCACCCGCCGGGCCAATGGGCGCGTGGCCACGATCGCCGTCAATTCCTTTGTCTTCAAGAACCCGGTGTTCGTCGGCGACCTGCTGTCGTTCTATGCCGATATCGTCCGGGTGGGCACCACGTCGATCACCGTCAACGTCGAGGTCTATGCGGAACGCAACCGCCTGCAGGCGGACATCGTCAAGGTCACGGAAGCCACGCTGACCTACGTGGCCACCGGGTCGGACCGCAAGCCGCGGCCGGTACCGCCGATCGAATCGCTGATGCACAAGTAA
- a CDS encoding Gfo/Idh/MocA family protein, producing the protein MTVRTIRWGILGTGKIAKAFATALKETPDAVLAAVASRSVDSATAFVGEHGSHELTKSHGSYQALADDPDVDAIYIATPHPMHRENALMCLNAGKHVLVEKAFTVNRREAQDIVALAREKKLFAMEAMWTRFQPAVLEAKRIVASGEIGTVATVQGDFGFDAPVDPEHRLFNPALGGGSLLDLGIYPLSIAAYFLGPVKSVQAVGQLAPTGVDLQCTFALQHENGGLAACTASLAARTPGEFTISGSKGFVRLHGRFHNTEEVTVELDDGNRRTVRKPRIGNGYAHEIIEVNRCLRAGLTESPVMPLDETLALMGVLDEIRRQIGVAYDADR; encoded by the coding sequence ATGACAGTACGAACGATTCGCTGGGGTATCCTCGGCACGGGCAAGATCGCCAAGGCCTTCGCCACCGCGCTGAAGGAAACGCCGGATGCCGTGCTCGCGGCCGTTGCGTCGCGCAGTGTTGATAGCGCTACCGCGTTTGTCGGCGAACATGGCTCGCACGAATTGACGAAGAGCCACGGCAGCTACCAGGCGCTGGCCGACGATCCGGATGTCGATGCGATCTACATCGCCACACCGCACCCGATGCACCGCGAGAACGCGCTGATGTGCCTGAACGCGGGCAAGCACGTGCTGGTCGAAAAGGCCTTCACCGTGAACCGGCGCGAAGCGCAAGACATCGTGGCGCTGGCGCGTGAGAAAAAACTGTTCGCGATGGAAGCGATGTGGACCCGCTTCCAGCCTGCCGTGCTGGAAGCAAAGCGCATCGTGGCCAGTGGCGAGATCGGCACCGTGGCCACCGTGCAGGGCGATTTCGGTTTCGACGCGCCTGTCGATCCCGAGCACCGCCTGTTCAATCCCGCGCTGGGCGGCGGTTCGCTGCTGGACCTGGGTATCTATCCGCTGTCGATCGCCGCTTACTTCCTCGGCCCCGTGAAGTCGGTACAGGCTGTCGGCCAGCTTGCGCCCACGGGCGTGGATCTGCAATGCACGTTCGCGCTGCAGCACGAGAACGGTGGCCTGGCGGCCTGCACTGCCAGTTTGGCGGCGCGCACCCCGGGCGAATTCACGATCAGCGGCAGCAAGGGCTTCGTGCGCCTGCACGGCCGCTTCCACAACACGGAAGAAGTGACGGTGGAACTCGATGATGGCAATCGCCGCACGGTGCGCAAGCCGCGCATCGGCAATGGCTATGCGCATGAAATCATCGAAGTGAATCGCTGCCTGCGGGCAGGGCTGACGGAAAGCCCGGTGATGCCGCTGGATGAAACGCTGGCGCTGATGGGGGTGCTGGACGAGATCCGGCGGCAGATCGGCGTCGCCTACGACGCCGACCGTTGA
- a CDS encoding ABCB family ABC transporter ATP-binding protein/permease, with amino-acid sequence MRRSAYSSEPPPPGRPGRSDLATLKTLLPYLWVYKWRVGLALLALVGAKLANVGVPIVMKHLVDAMTLKPGDPRALLVLPVGLLVVYGILRLSTTLFTELREFLFARVTQRAVRTIALQVFRHLHALSLRFHLNRQTGGMTRDIERGTRGVGSLISYTLFNILPTLVEITLVLAYLVTHYDIWFSVITFSALVLYIVFTVTVTNWRTHFRRTMNDLDSKANTKAIDSLLNYETVKYFGNEEYEAKRYDEGLKHYESAAVRSQTSLSLLNTGQSAIIATAVTLIMWRATVGVVDGTMTLGDLVLVNSFMIQLYIPLNFLGVIYREIKQSLADMERLFSLLDENREVADAPDAQPLVTQGAQVRFSHVEFSYEPKRQILFDVDFTIAAGTTTAIVGHSGSGKSTLSRLLFRFYEVDSGAITIDGQDLRAVTQDSLRHAIGIVPQDTVLFNDTIEYNIAYGKPGATHDEIVAVAKAASIHEFIDSLPDGYRTMVGERGLKLSGGEKQRVAIARTLLKNPAILVFDEATSALDSKSEQAIQAQLKEIARNRTTMVIAHRLSTVADAHQILVLDHGRIVERGSHAALLAADGLYAQMWARQQARANAPDEAAA; translated from the coding sequence ATGCGTCGTTCCGCCTATTCTTCCGAACCGCCCCCGCCCGGCCGCCCTGGCCGCAGCGATCTTGCCACCCTGAAAACGTTGCTCCCTTATTTATGGGTGTACAAGTGGCGGGTCGGCCTTGCCCTGCTGGCGCTGGTCGGCGCCAAGCTGGCCAACGTGGGCGTGCCGATCGTGATGAAGCACCTAGTCGATGCGATGACGCTCAAGCCGGGCGATCCGCGCGCGCTGCTGGTGCTGCCGGTCGGCTTGCTGGTCGTGTACGGCATACTGAGGCTGTCCACCACGCTGTTTACCGAGCTGCGCGAGTTCCTGTTTGCCCGTGTCACGCAGCGCGCCGTGCGCACCATCGCGCTGCAGGTATTCCGGCACCTGCATGCGCTGTCGCTGCGCTTCCACCTGAACCGGCAGACCGGCGGCATGACGCGCGACATCGAGCGGGGCACGCGCGGCGTCGGCTCGCTGATTTCCTACACGCTGTTCAACATCCTGCCAACGCTGGTCGAGATCACGCTGGTGCTGGCCTATCTCGTCACCCACTACGACATCTGGTTCTCGGTGATCACGTTCAGCGCGCTGGTGCTTTATATCGTCTTTACCGTGACCGTCACGAACTGGCGCACGCATTTCCGGCGCACGATGAACGACCTTGACTCGAAGGCCAACACCAAGGCGATCGACTCCTTGCTGAACTATGAGACGGTCAAGTATTTCGGCAACGAGGAATATGAAGCGAAACGCTACGACGAAGGCCTGAAGCACTACGAGTCGGCGGCGGTGCGTTCGCAAACATCGCTGTCCCTGCTGAACACGGGCCAGTCGGCCATCATCGCCACCGCGGTCACGCTGATCATGTGGCGCGCCACGGTCGGCGTGGTCGACGGCACCATGACGCTGGGCGACCTCGTGCTGGTGAACTCCTTCATGATCCAGCTGTATATCCCGCTCAACTTCCTGGGCGTGATCTACCGCGAAATCAAGCAGAGCCTGGCCGACATGGAACGCCTGTTCTCGCTGCTCGATGAAAACCGCGAGGTGGCCGATGCGCCCGATGCGCAGCCGCTGGTCACGCAAGGCGCCCAGGTCAGGTTCTCCCACGTGGAGTTCAGCTACGAGCCGAAGCGGCAGATCCTGTTCGATGTGGACTTCACGATCGCCGCCGGTACCACCACGGCCATCGTCGGCCACAGCGGTTCGGGCAAGTCCACGCTGTCGCGACTGCTGTTCCGCTTCTATGAAGTCGACAGTGGCGCGATCACGATCGACGGCCAGGACCTGCGCGCCGTCACGCAGGACTCGCTGCGCCACGCGATCGGCATCGTGCCGCAGGATACGGTGCTGTTCAACGACACGATCGAGTACAACATCGCCTACGGCAAGCCGGGGGCCACGCATGACGAGATCGTGGCCGTGGCGAAGGCGGCATCGATCCACGAATTCATCGACAGCCTGCCGGACGGCTACCGCACGATGGTGGGAGAGCGCGGGCTGAAACTGTCCGGCGGCGAGAAGCAGCGCGTGGCCATTGCGCGCACCCTGCTGAAGAACCCGGCCATCCTCGTGTTCGACGAGGCCACCTCGGCGCTCGATTCGAAATCCGAGCAGGCGATCCAGGCACAGTTGAAGGAAATCGCCAGGAACCGCACGACGATGGTGATCGCCCACCGCTTGTCCACCGTGGCCGACGCCCACCAGATCCTGGTGCTCGACCATGGCCGCATCGTCGAGCGCGGCAGCCATGCGGCGCTGCTGGCGGCGGACGGCCTGTATGCGCAGATGTGGGCGCGGCAGCAAGCCCGGGCCAATGCACCGGATGAAGCCGCCGCATAA